acagCAGAGATTGCtacgttctgggttggcatagtggtgccaggtcccatcccagtagacacttcttcattattattaccactacttcccccggggctaccctgattgcccacgttagacccttggggagaagttcttcctcgattgcttgccatacttacagttttaccacttctcaggtgcatataaatcacaatcaaggcaagtaacaaataccaaatagcatgcaataaaccaaacacacaaaacgcttctgtaaaacttagttttcacaaaaacggtcccaccgggcgtgccaatttgtttacgctgatttttggtaaacaaatatcctcttagttcgactaaaggaagtttagattcagggtccttttgagaaaacgctttgccaaagtgttgtgtgtgcgtgagtgtttttcgacaacaacgaaTCGGTTCAAATAGAACTGGATTTCATTAAGCCcgggtcaattacaaagaagtcacatacatcaaaataacaCAAAAGCTACAAGAAATGTGGATTTCGACAGGAAAATGCATAAAGGAACTGGAAATTAACAAGCTTaatacaagaaaactaaagtgttggttctgcaacatactcctccatcatcacgttttgctccttgagtctcattgatgcggacatttagagctttttggtgaattttcagagtttgagttgggaacccttttccctgctgctgcttcttctatttatagtgttgtttcttcctccacgttcttggcggtttttcttcaatgcatgatggcttcgtgggtttgaattttggcgcctcaccccacgtttagccggtggCTTTGCGCACGTGACTTTAATTGGTTTGTTTGCGACGTGGGTAGCCCTGAGTCGTGGGTAACCACCGCCAtttgtggcatcgtgggtatgcACACGTGCTGATAATCGCCCACTACTTGGTAACTGCCTCCTTCGTCGAGTTTGTCGGTTTGTCGAATTTTCCTCGCCTTCCTTGACTTTGGGGGAGCGTTGCCTAACGCGCCTCGAGCTTCATCATGGTCCTTCTTGTCGAGGAATCATCCTCCTAACACCGGTGTCGATATGTTTAGAAATTTCGGCTCAACAATATGATATTCTTTCAGTCtataattataagctaacattgagattTATGTAGtatcactaaatataagctaactaTGCAAAATGTCATTTCTTTTCCAAATTTGTCCTTGAATTTATTGGTTTTTTAAttccaaaattttgaaattgaaaaccacTTTTAATTTATTCTTTTTCCTCCTAGTACTACCCACTTAAATAGGGGTAAATATAAAAGATTgtaccattttttttaaaaatcaatgcatcaattaaggctttcttagGCCCCGTTCGGGGTGATTTTTgattttatgttttgaaatttttaaaaaccaaaactagttttcagttttttaaatattttttttgttttttgtgggAGTTTTAAAAAACTTGGTGTGAACTTTGTATATCCACAATTGTCACAACAATTATCAACTTTGTGAATTCACGACAATGAGTGGTAGTGGCGACACGATAAGTGGTAGAGTTTTGATGCTACCTAACAACGATGATAGTGgcaattatggtggtggtggcaaaagcgacaatggtggtggaggtggaggcaGTGGTCGTGTTAGGGATGGTGTTGCCAGTGGAAGTAGTAGtgcaggtggtggtggcaacatcgaaggcggtggtggtgatggtggaggtgaCTGTAGTGGCAATGAAGGTGTGGTGGAGGATGGGGTGTTACCTGGTGTTCGtcatgatgatggtggtggcagcaACGTGGTCAGGGCCGGccttgggcctgtgcaagcaggcccacagcccagggcctccaaaaagaaggggccccaaaaaaaaatttgtgagATATATTTCCAaacatataaattattaatgttCGAAAATACTCTAATATAGTGAGCTAGTTCAATGGAAAAGCACTATACTCTGGAACCTGAGTGGTACAGTGCAAAAAGTCAGGGGTCTCTGGGATTCGAACCCGCGAGACTTGAACTGCATGGCCAGGAGATGCGTTGCCAAGCGAACCAACGCATTGCTAGTTGATGATTCCAGACATTAATTGTATATAACCGTGTTTTAAGAGCTTAATTAGCATTGGAATCTAGAAGGTTTCCTTGGGTTCTTCTACCTAATTTACTAGATAAGTGGATATTAACTGGTGAACCAATTAACTCTGAAAATGCTTAATGGGTTAGCATTGATAGCAATTGAGAATAATATGTTGGAGAATATATAATATGAAACTTGATTGAAAATTTTGCTTCAAAAAATGCTAGGAGAGAGgcttttttttagttaattttttttttgattataTTGACTAGAATATGACATTTTATTTATGTTATAAGTCACATattttttaagttgttgatgctatttataatttaaatatataatgttctttaaaaaaaatttattgggggtccatttttattatttgcccagggcctccaaaatgtcgggaccggccctgaaCGTGGTAATTGTGGCGATGGcaattgtggtggtggttgcagTGGAGTCGACAGTAgtagtggaggtggaggtggaggtggaagtggTGGTATTGGAGGGTAGTGGTAGTAATGGCAGCAATAGTAGTGGTTGCGATGGTGGGGGTGGTGGCGCCGCACGTGACAATAGTGAAGGGTGGTTGAGGTGGTAGTGGCagtgaagggtggtggtggcggcagtggcACGGGTGAAGGATGCATTTGGAGATGGTGGCAATGAAGattggcagtggtggtggaggcggcgaCGGTGATAGAGATGGTGGCTGCGACaacagtgatggtggtggtggtggctgtgGCGACTCGGGTGGAGGAAGCATGTGGTGGTGGCGGAAATGGTGGCGGCGAcagtggtgatgatggtggtggcggcgatggtggtggcggtggtggtggtgaaggtggttgtggtggtggtggtgatggtgatggcgGTGGGTGGTGATCGTGATGGAGTTACATGTTATTGAAACTAAAAATCATAATCACAAAACCATATTTTGTGGTTTTGAAAAACAGGCtaaagcggttttgaaaatcaataaaaactcatttcaGCTCCATTTTTGCCGAACAcgttttgttttcaaaattgcatttaaaaactgaaaactggcAACCACCCCGAGCAGGCCCTTAATAagcgtgatttttacaactttagcttataattagggactgGGAGAGTATATGATATGACGTATTTGGAAGAAAGAatagagaggaaaaaaaaagatattcaaAAATGTCCGTGGTATTTAGGTGTACCAATCATCACCCTTCGTGGGACTCCTAATGTGAACTCCAGAATAAATGTAAAATGCTATTTGAAAGAAACGTTTCAATTTGTATTTCTTTTCTTCTGCacgtttttcttttttggttatAAAGGCTAAAAGAGCcggcaaaaaaaaaactaaaggaaGGAAAAACGCCTACTGTAAGAATAAAAAACCTTAATAACCCAACTAAATAACTTAATAACCAAATCAATAAATTATGACAAATTTTACCCCACACGGTTAAATTCGCGAGTGTGAAACCGGAATGCGCTGGTCCAATGGTAACGTGACATGCgttgcatttttttatttttgtaaatgATTTAATATTAAACGCTGAGGACCATTTTAGAGAGATGTAATTTCGAGGGAATGAATGtatgaaaacaatttttttacccAAATCAAACCATGGTTAGAATGTacgatagctcaagtggtaggagttgagtgacatatgagttgggtagggggaggtccagggatcaattactgccgggtgcaatttatctttccaatttGTTCATATTCTTTCTTTGTAGCCTCGGCTGTGAAAATCATTTTGGTTGTGGTGTTGGTTCGCTGATTGCGTTCCCCCTTCCATTTTGTTCGTATGCTTAGATGATTTCAACGTATGCTTAGATGATTTTGAAGCCAGTTTGAATTGGTCAAATATTCTGTAAGTGTGTCTTTTCTAATTTATAGTTTGGAATTGTGTTTTGAGTTAATAGAATTGTTAGTGTATTTCTTACCTTAACTAGTTTGTGTTCGATTTTTTAGGATATGAGTAGTATTAGGGAGGAAGATTGTATTAATTTAAGTGACGATGGAGTAGTATTAAGGACACCATCCATGGAGGGGAAAATGATCCCGATAATGTAGTACCTAATAACAACATGTAGGGGATAATGTAAAACCTGTTGGGAAATAATCTGTGTTGGGGAAGATGCTGCAACTCTTGgattgatgaagatgttgatgaCGGAAGTACGAAGATTCAAAGCGTGCATATGCACTAACCTTTAGGTTCAATTCGCCCCCACCAATTACTGTGTATTGGATGCAAGTGAGATAACCGACGAATTCCCTTCAGGatactttgaattccttgatgtGGTTTGCACTAACACACCAAGCGTATCTTTGATAATAGTTTACAGAAGTATGATTCCCACACTTCACTCATGCATTAGTGAAGTGAAGGATGATTTAGGATAAAGTAAATGGAAGAGAAATTGACCAAAATGGAGTCCAATTTCGTGCATATCTTCTGTCTCAGTTTTCTGCCCAAATATCTCTTTATAAAGAGATATTAACATCCCTTGGTGAAGAGATATATCTCTTGGAGAAACAACTACAGAAAttcttatatattattaatgttcACTAAATGACACAACCTTTCCATGGCTCAACTGGTAACATGCGCCTCTTCTGAGTCTTCCCCATAGTCACGGGTTATGAGTTCGACTCCCAACAGATGCAACTTTTTGCTAAAAATTTGAATTCTGgataattcaaattaaaacatatccACTGAACCACTATCAATATAATGATAGAATCTCgaacattaattaatatatccatTAATATAATGCATATTTCCAAGtttatatattttggaaatatcTCTCACAAAACCTCCAATTCTGATGACGAATATTTGACTAAAGAGATTGATCCCTGCATTCCTCCTGAGACATTCTGCTCTGATGGTGCCAGAACAGATAGTTTTATTGGCGACCCACTTTCCAGGGGAGAAAGCATGAGTAATGTTGAacctgatgatgaagaaaataacatttctcCTAATAGAAAGGAATATGACATTGAGAGATCAGAATCTGCCCTGAAACATGAAAATGATGTGCAAAAGTATGATCACTTAACACAGGCAGTGCCTCTTGGTCTTGATGAATTCAAGAGCAGGGCAGCTAGTCCGAAAATCAAGTCAGGCACTAGTCCCTCTGAAAGTGTAATACATAGAGTGGATCAGGGTGGTGCAGAATACAATTATGCTTCAGAATCAAAGGAAGCTAAAGTTCTATCTTCTAACAAAGAAGCTAAGGGTGCTTCTAACATCTTGAGCAAGAACAAAGATAAATATCTTCGAAACCGATTCTGAAAATGAGGAGATTGTAGATAGCAATGTTCCTGATCCAGTTGAAGAAATCCGTCAACAACCTGGCAGGATGCCCGGGGATACTGTCCTCAAGATTCTGATGCAGAAAGTTCAGAATCTAGACATAAATTTATCTTTTTTAGAGCAGTATATGGAAGTCTTAAATTCTAGATATGTCAATATTTTCAAATTGTACAGCAAAGATATAGGAGAGAAAGATTTACTTATAAGGATGATCAAAGAAGACATTAGGAGTTTCCTTCACCAGCAGGAAGTTATGGTATGTTAAGATTCTTTCTTTGTTAATCTTGGTAATATTTATCTGTGATATAAAACATCACTATAAACTTACTTTCTGAAATAATTGTTGGACCTTGTAGATGAAAGATGTTAGTGAACTTGATTCTTGGAAGTCTCATTTTTCTGTGCAATTTGATCATATACGCAGGGACAATGCTATTTTGAGGTGAGAGTTTACAAActtttctttgattttccaCTATAGCAGGCTAGTTCAGATTTAATAACCTAACTTAGGctgtgtttggaagagcttatcttTTATCATAAGCTCTTATGCAAGTATTTGGATAAGCTTATGAAAATATCTTATGACTTATAggctgttttgagcttttttTCAAAAGCTGCTTAGATTGTGTGCATTGGCTACTCTCGCTCTTGTGTTTAAGACATATTAGAGATACAATAGAAAAACCATCAATGTACATGTTCATGATAAATGCTATTAACTATTGACCTTTTTTTTGCATTTGACATTATTTGTTTGAGATCTCACTGAtctgtattttaattttttttaataatgcagGAATGAGGTTGAAAAGGTCCTGGAAAATCAAGTATCCTTGGAAGATAAGGGCGTGGTTGTGTTTCTTGTGTGTGTTATTTTTTCATTGATTGCTATATTACGGCTATCTCTGGATATGATTATAAGCATCTATAGAGTACTCAGTTTTAACAAAACAATTCACTCCAGGAAATTTTACCAAGATAGTTCATCCTGGTTTCTCCTATTGCTGAGTTGTAGcattattattttcatattaactTCATAATAATCCAGTTTTTCCAAAGAGATGTTATTATCTTCAACAAGATTCTGGTAATTGTGTTGGTTTCAACTTTTATAGATCCTAAAACTTTTTTCGAAGTTCAATCAGTGCATGTTTGATGAACATTTTTTTAATCACTTtgtaagttaaaataaaaaatgaaatattttcacTCGACTCTGGTTTTCTTTCCAGACTTAATCTTATCTTATAGAATGAACCGATTGATTGATGAAGTATGCTTATCTTCACTTTTTGAACCCATATGGGCCAAAGTTCTTTATGGCGCATGCACCATAGTCCCATAGCCCCATATCAATGTTTGGGCAGTACCACTagtagtagtggtggtggtggtgatcttAAAGCATTGGCTCATGAGCTTTTGCATAGACATGGATCTGCTCCAGTTGCATGCCCTCCTCATCTCACTCGCTTTCCAAATCACCAATATTGATTTCATCAACTGCTCTTTTCCTTTAGCTGATATATGGAATTATTATTAGGAAGATATATCAAATTTTCAATGTTTAATATTGGGAAAGTAATTACAATCATGGTTCTTCAGTTCTAAATGGTCTTTTTACTTCAAGAATTTAATTTTAAGAATGTTGTAATCGAAAGTAATTCCAATTAGTTGTCGGATAGGCCAACAAGAAAGATAAAGATAATTGCTCATTGAAGCTGCTGAATGTTCCAAATCTCATAAATTTCTTACGTGTTGAGAGTCTTATGGTGTGAGGGGTATCTCCCAAGGTTATGGAATAAGAGGAAGCGTGAGAATTTATCCTTTTATAATGGATGATGAGTAAattaaccacattagtgaaTGACACTATATTTTTCAGctaaaaccttaaggcaatgagTATATGAGTCATTTCACTTGTATACTGTTCAATACTCTTCTTTTTACCCAATGTAAgacttctttattttattttttattcacaaTTGAAGAGCTCCCGATCGAGACTAATTGTTAGGGTGTGTTTCACATTTATAGAAAATCGAACTCTTTTGTGGACTCAACTTTCTTGGCAAAGATGAATGTTGTAGACAAGATCTCTATGAGTTATTATGGGTGAGTTGTAATATCATCTTGTCTCTCTCTTAATTATTAAGGATATTCTTGATGTCTTCATGTGCAATTTCAATGTCAGCTGAGTGACTCtcatgtttctttttctttcttcattatATTCTTACTCTTATTTCTTCAAATTCAATTTTAACCACATTCAATCATACCAAACCTTAACTATCGTATTGAGTGAATTGAATCAATGGTTATGTCAAGTTCACAAACCCTAACTACCGTATAGAGTGAACAAGACATTGGCTGAGTGATGATGGCATGCAACCTTGTCTCAGTGCATCCAATTACTTCATACTTATTTTGTTATTGTGATTTTCATGTTAATTATGTCATATTTGTCTCATTTTTCAAATATAATTGTAACAATAGCTTGTATCTATCttgctaactttttttttgatgcATTTGCCATTATTCCCCCCAATGTGATTTTATAAGCCAAACAATCTGCATCAGGACAAGGACAATCATTAGATGTCTTGTCTCCTATGCCTTTGATGTTATCAAAATTTACCCTTTTAATTGTTAGCGGATCTAGACTTCAAAGAAGGAAAAGGTTGTGCGTCGCTGGAACGTGGTGATGGCGCTGATCGCAGAGAAGGATGTGGTGGTCCGGTGGACGATGACGTTCAGAAAAAAAGTGTGAACACCTAATTATGTCATaccttaataatattaatttaatatagATACATatctaaaatatataaaaactaACACTCAAACTTATGATAATATAAGTATTTagttaaataatttcaaaattaaatattaattaattaaatagatccgaaaataataaataattagatGATTCTAGATAATAATAAAAAGTCAAGTATTAATTTCTTCTTCTACAAGAATGCACTACTAAAAAAAAGCTTATTTTGGGGCTttgaccccccccccccctatcaataaaaaaaagCTTATTTCCTGTGGATTTTTTATGTATAAATTTCTCACAAATTTTCCTACAGATTTCAAACTTATAGCAAAAATTTGTAAGAAAATCCATAGGAAAATTTATCTATAGATTTTCCTACCATTTTTCCTACAGTTTTTTCCTGTGCACTTTCCTacaattgttttaaatattCTCATAAACTTTTCAATGATGGTTGAGAATGATTCCAAGTATTTAATTTAGGAAATGAGGAAACAAATCAAGGGTGAATCTAAGGAGATTAGAGACCAAACCTAGGTTGACAGCTATAAATAAATGAGTTTTTGGTGGTAGAGGCAGGTCGAGAGTGTGAGAGAAAACAGTTAGCGATCACTTATAACTTGTGGTTCTGTCTTTGAACCGCAATTTTAAAATAAGAGATAATGAGTAGAAGAGTCAAGGGAGGATACTGCTGATCATCGTACAAACATTCACAGAAACTAACGTTTCTTTTGTGGTTCAACCAGGTAACGTACTTCCCTCTCTCTATTTGTGTTTTAAACATTGAAATGATGCCATGTTGAATGTCTTCTAAATATCGATGAATGTATGTTCTAGATATTGCTGTACAGTACTTACATGTATTTAATTGTTCAAACATATAGAAACAAAGGTTAAGGCCTAATACACAAATATTGAGTTTTGAAACAACATCAGATTCTCCCAATACGAAGGTTTAAGTGCATTCACACACAGTACCACCTCTTGCATCGTTTCCATGATTAGGAAAATTCaatatttcttttctttccccTTCCCTTTAcacactttttctttttccctgTCAACAGCGTGAACATACATATAGTAAATATAACagagttaaaaaataaaagattagAATTAGGAAAATGTTTTGTGCAAAACACTTCTCTCACCCATCCTCAAGCCAGTACCGCTCCACGCCGGAATTTGTCACTATGAGCACCACCGCCTTGTACCTTGCTGCCGTGCCTCCATCACGTTTGAAGCCATGCGCCGCGTGTCGAACCACTAGTGCTCGTCTCTCTTCCTTCCCCGATCTCTCTTTTTCTCTATTGCCCTTCTTTTCCTCATTTTTTCTTCCTTCCCTTCAAGCAGCGGCGCTGCTATTCCTTAGGCCATGGTTCTAAGCCTTTCAAATTGAAGTTCCGGCTCCTTCAAGCCTTTCATAATGAAGCTTCTTCAAGCTTTTATAGTCAGGCTCTGGCTTCTTTAAGTCTCTCAAGATCAAATTTCGGTTTCTTTAAGCATCTCAaaatcaagcttcttcaagcaTTCTCCAATCATTTCAAATCAAGCATTTTCAAGCTTTCCTTCAAAACTACGTTGCCTTGATATCTCTCTAAAGAGAATACGTAGGCCGGGACACGATTCCCATCAGACACCTCAAATTAAAAATCTCTTTAAACCCTAAGAACCACGTGGCTTTGAAAACCGCATTGCACAAGGGGATACATAGGTGCAAGCTTCAAAAGCTTGTCAGACCAAATTTGTAAATAACCTCGTTTTTCCTTCCTTAATTAAATTCAATTATTAAGATATATAACTAATAAATATTTTCTTAGGGTGAGACAAGTATGTAAAAGCtaataagttttacacaattAATTAGAGGTAACCGTTTAAAAACGGATGTCGTAGGGTGCTACCACCTTCCCTATGCGTAATCGACTCCCGAATCTAGCTCTAATTGCGAGGATAATTTCTCTACGGGTTCCTGACGTTTTCCCGCTTTTAAATATTAAGGGCAATTCTTCTGAATTCTAAACATTTTAGCATCGATCCGCCGCAATCCTTGTTGCGACAAGAAGGTTGGACGGCGACGTTCAAGAACATTCATCATTCATGGAGAGAGATCAAGCATCCAGAgtgtggcggctagggtttagtGTTGGAGATGTTGAGAGTGATGAGAGGTTGAGAGTGACGGTTAGGGTTGGGAAGTGAGATGCTGAGGGTTAAAAGAGGGTATTTATAGTGGGTTGGGCTAAGGAGACTAGGGTTAGTATTGGGCTgggctgatttttttttctcgcaAACCTGGTTCGGTCGGCCTGAAGCTCAAATCAAAACCGACTGGACCAAACCACTTGAATCTGTTTTCTTGCACCCGAACCACCCATGAATCGAACCGTTCGATTCATAAAAAAAGATGCGGTTTGACCGGGTTCGGTCGGTTCGGTGTTTTTTGGACATGCCTAGTTACATGCAACATATTCTTGTGTAAACATGACGACAGTGATAGATCATGATTGTACGTAGATCCTTCAAGTAGGTAAGTGAATAAATCATGAAGGCAAATGATGGAGAATGTATAAAAGAATAAGCTAAGAATATTTGCTTGGTTCTTCATATATTGCTAACTTTTTTCAGGCATAAGAATAAGAGAATCAAATAGGAGTATTAATTTAAGCCACCCGTTTCTTATATTCTCACcagctttcaaaagaaaaatcttttttcagaatgaaaaaaaaaagttgttaaAATATCTAGAAACAAGGTTGATACTATCGAGGTAATGGTCTAGTGTTAAGTAAGTTAGAGTATTGTAAAAATGAGAGTAGAAATTTGAAATCCAGGAATGATACTTCGGCTCTTTTTGATGTGAAAAGACTTGCTCCACATATATAAAGAGCCTTCCCAACTCAACTTAAAGCACATCCATCTCTCTCCCCAACAAAACTATAAACGCGTGCATTCAGCAAGGAGTTTTAAAGCACATACAAAGTGATAAATTTCATTGAATTACTTGCGACTCTTAAAGAGGTATGAGATAATTCAAAATGACTTGTTTTCAATCATATGCTACGTGTATATTATATTctggagtttttttttataagcatattATATACATGAGTAATGGAATCTTTAGTATTAAACTATAATGAATATCATTGATGACCAATTTGAATATTGAATCACCAATATTTCAAATATCATGAGCTGCAGATAGGAGCAATCCGTGGAGATGTCTCTGAAATTGCTATTTGACCATAGGAGAGAATAATCCAAATGGTTAAATACCATTATTGCCTTGTTGTTATTGACTTTTACTATTGCAGCAACATTAGCCGAAATTATGCAAATGGTTAAGACCATTGTTGACTTGCAATTATTTTAATTTCCTGTATTAACTCTCCGGTGAAGAAAAGCTACAAATTAGAGGGGTTTTCCTTCCTTCAAGGGTATTCAGAAATGGCTGTGAACGAATGGCTAAATGGTTATTTGGAAGCCATATTGGACGCGGGAAGAAGCAAcataaaaaagagaaatgatGGCAAGCTCAAAATCACAAAGTTTGAAGAAGAGAAGGATCAGAGGGATGAAACGTTGTTTAGTCCCACTAAGTACTTTGTTGAAGAAGCTATTAATAGCTTCGATGAATCTGACTTCTACAGAACATGGGCTAAGGTTTGTATAATTTGccccttcttcttctgaattcttttctttcttgaaAACTAGTACACAACCCATTTTCTAAATGAATTTAATAGGcactttgattttgattagtgGGCTGTGGAGATAATTAGAgttttcatctttctttttcCAGTACTAACCTAACCTTAGAGGGGTTTTTGGATCATATAGTTATTAAGTAAGAAAAAATTGGTTCACGAGTTTTCTGCATATTAATTTTAGCGCATAAGAAAAGAagcatattataaataatatttattaaatgtaATGAGAAAAATAGTTAATAAGTGAACTAGTTTTTAATATAGTACCATGGAATTACCTTTTTTTTGTAataacaaaatttaaaaaaagaaaaatgatgacACTACACTATTATGCAGTTGTCCAAATCATCGATGAGGTTACTTTAATTAACTCACCCTTATGAAATACTCCTATTCATCAACCCATTACTTTGCCGATTTTGTTAGTGGGAAGCACGTGTAGTAGTTAGTACCACCATCAATACATTGGTAACATTTATTCAATAACATGTTTAAATACAcgataaaaaaaatcatgataaactgaaatcacaacGAACAGAAGTAattttccttaatttttttgAGGTTGTTCACTATAATTTTGTCTTCTCCGTAGTTTTCCACCACCGATCCAAACATACTTTTACTTGTAATTAAAAGGAAATATGATTGCTTATTGTTACCCTAAATGGATGCATGGATTGAATGGAGCAGGTAATAGCCACAAGGAATAGCCGTGAGCGCAGTAACAGGTTGGAGAATATGTGCTGGCGCATTTGGCAAGTGACTCGCAAAAAGAAACAAGTCAGTGTCTCTCTCACAACCCTGATGAATAAGTTCTATGTTCTATATACTACTAGCCTCCATTGAGCTTGCAACATATGCTAACTCCTAATTCGTATATTTGCAAG
This portion of the Lotus japonicus ecotype B-129 chromosome 3, LjGifu_v1.2 genome encodes:
- the LOC130744627 gene encoding SUN domain-containing protein 4-like encodes the protein MHISKFIYFGNISHKTSNSDDEYLTKEIDPCIPPETFCSDGARTDSFIGDPLSRGESMSNVEPDDEENNISPNRKEYDIERSESALKHENDVQKYDHLTQAVPLGLDEFKSRAASPKIKSGTSPSESVIHRVDQGGAEYNYASESKEAKVLSSNKEAKDSNVPDPVEEIRQQPGRMPGDTVLKILMQKVQNLDINLSFLEQYMEVLNSRYVNIFKLYSKDIGEKDLLIRMIKEDIRSFLHQQEVMMKDVSELDSWKSHFSVQFDHIRRDNAILRNEVEKVLENQVSLEDKGVVVFLVCVIFSLIAILRLSLDMIISIYRVLSFNKTIHSRKFYQDSSSWFLLLLSCSIIIFILTS